From the Caballeronia sp. NK8 genome, one window contains:
- a CDS encoding CotH kinase family protein, producing MMQFEVDAKSGRRMVFGVKRAAVLLAVCLAACGGGSDHSISDDVDIAAKTPPAAGAFTAMSVMTDGGAPIVAKDTYIGADLGITDADGTATLSSRTTIKGHGNSTWDQPKKPYRLKLESKASLLGMPKDKNWILLANYFDKTLLRNRAAFELGRRFGMAWTPRAVPLELTLDGEYKGVYDLVESVRADKNRVNIADSDETTAPAKTGFIVEINARMDEAVCWTTTHALPMCIDTPDPASAVQTAYIKEYVQKAEDALFSDHATDAATGYEQYFDVASLIDWFLVNEIFKNQDAKSFASIYLYKDAGGKLKFGPLWDFDLAAGNVNYSDAQYPEGWWVADGPWIARMKQIDPTFKTRVRARWDALKASQIDTLAAYIDESAQAIEASGAAQRNFRRWPVLGTKLWPNPVVKGSYRGEVDYLKGWLTRRIAWLDANI from the coding sequence ATGATGCAGTTCGAAGTTGATGCAAAAAGCGGCCGGCGCATGGTTTTCGGCGTGAAGCGCGCGGCCGTCCTTCTGGCCGTCTGTCTCGCGGCGTGCGGCGGCGGTTCGGATCATTCCATATCGGATGATGTGGATATCGCGGCCAAGACGCCACCGGCCGCAGGCGCCTTCACGGCGATGTCGGTCATGACCGATGGCGGTGCGCCGATCGTCGCGAAGGACACCTATATCGGCGCGGATCTGGGCATCACCGATGCCGATGGCACGGCGACGCTTTCGAGCCGGACCACGATCAAGGGCCACGGCAACAGCACCTGGGATCAGCCCAAGAAACCCTACCGGCTCAAGCTCGAGAGCAAGGCCAGTCTGCTCGGCATGCCGAAGGACAAGAACTGGATCCTGCTCGCCAACTACTTCGACAAGACGCTATTGCGCAACCGCGCCGCGTTCGAGCTCGGCAGGCGCTTCGGCATGGCATGGACGCCGCGCGCCGTGCCGCTCGAACTGACGCTCGATGGCGAGTACAAAGGCGTGTACGACCTGGTCGAGTCGGTGCGCGCCGACAAGAATCGCGTGAACATCGCCGATAGCGACGAGACGACCGCGCCCGCGAAGACCGGATTCATCGTCGAGATCAATGCGCGGATGGACGAGGCGGTCTGCTGGACCACGACGCACGCGCTTCCGATGTGCATCGATACGCCCGATCCTGCTTCGGCGGTGCAGACTGCGTACATCAAGGAGTATGTTCAGAAGGCTGAAGATGCGTTGTTTTCGGATCACGCGACCGATGCCGCCACGGGCTACGAACAGTATTTCGATGTCGCTTCCCTGATCGACTGGTTTCTGGTCAACGAGATCTTCAAGAATCAGGACGCCAAAAGTTTCGCGAGCATCTATCTGTACAAGGACGCGGGCGGCAAGCTCAAGTTCGGGCCGTTGTGGGACTTCGATCTCGCCGCCGGTAATGTCAACTATTCGGACGCGCAATATCCCGAGGGCTGGTGGGTCGCCGACGGTCCGTGGATCGCGCGCATGAAGCAGATCGATCCGACGTTCAAAACGCGCGTGCGGGCGCGGTGGGACGCGTTGAAGGCGTCGCAGATCGACACGCTGGCGGCGTATATCGACGAAAGCGCTCAGGCGATCGAAGCGAGCGGCGCGGCGCAGCGCAACTTCCGTCGCTGGCCGGTTCTGGGGACGAAGCTTTGGCCGAATCCTGTGGTTAAGGGTTCGTATCGGGGAGAGGTCGATTATCTGAAGGGCTGGCTCACGCGGCGGATTGCGTGGCTGGATGCGAACATTTGA
- a CDS encoding glycosyltransferase family 2 protein encodes MNAPTLGIALITHNAAARLAQCLQAVSFADEIVVVDGGSTDATVGIAEAHRARVIEARDWPGFGPQKNRALDALSTDWVLSIDADEIVSPELAAAIRAAITDPQADVYAVDRLSSFCGVWVKHSGWYPDWIPRLFRRGTARFSPDLVHERLVLSTGKPVVRLSGKLMHYSYEDFEAVLRKLDAYSTAGAQQRHAAGKRGSFGIALTRGAWAFVRTYVLRRGFLDGKAGFMIAVFNAQTVYYRFLKLAHLNDVR; translated from the coding sequence ATGAACGCTCCGACTCTTGGCATCGCCCTCATCACCCATAACGCGGCCGCGCGGCTCGCGCAATGCCTGCAGGCCGTGTCCTTCGCCGACGAAATCGTCGTCGTCGACGGCGGCAGCACCGATGCGACCGTGGGCATCGCCGAGGCGCATCGCGCGCGCGTGATCGAGGCGCGCGACTGGCCGGGCTTCGGGCCGCAGAAAAACCGCGCGCTCGATGCGCTCTCGACCGACTGGGTGCTTTCCATCGATGCCGACGAGATCGTGTCGCCGGAACTGGCGGCTGCGATCCGCGCGGCGATCACCGATCCGCAGGCGGACGTGTACGCGGTCGATCGCCTGTCGAGTTTCTGCGGCGTGTGGGTGAAGCACAGCGGCTGGTATCCGGACTGGATTCCGCGCCTGTTCCGGCGCGGCACGGCGCGCTTCTCACCTGATCTGGTGCACGAGCGGCTGGTGCTGTCGACCGGCAAGCCCGTCGTGCGCCTGTCCGGCAAGCTGATGCACTACTCCTACGAGGATTTCGAAGCGGTGCTGCGCAAGCTGGACGCGTATTCGACGGCCGGCGCCCAACAACGGCACGCGGCCGGCAAGCGCGGCAGCTTCGGCATCGCGCTCACGCGCGGCGCCTGGGCGTTCGTGCGGACCTATGTGCTGCGGCGCGGGTTCCTCGACGGCAAGGCCGGCTTCATGATCGCGGTGTTCAACGCGCAGACGGTCTATTACCGTTTCCTGAAGCTCGCGCATCTGAACGACGTGCGCTGA
- a CDS encoding glycosyltransferase — MPATHQTGPDAPLASLMLITFNQHETVADAIRGALAQTWPSLEILISDDASADDTFAVAERCVRDYHGPHTVRLYRNEQNLGISAHLSALAARASGEMLFIAAGDDISTPQRVERVMRDWIASGKRYDLVASDLQDIDSDGQAHGVLRVTDLDDYHSFEDWSANRPHVVGAAHAWARRLFEEFGPIAPGIYGEDQIMTFRAIMTRGAHTLHEPLVQYRRGGLSRKRKWRTPEDFVARIKLANINGTGETRQLVSDAGKVGVGGQMRALLARKSARETYVSEVFGEAPLGRKVALLFTSKDVDFGFRVKMFVYATCPWLLSPFFFVKWHLRG; from the coding sequence ATGCCAGCGACACATCAAACAGGGCCGGACGCACCGCTCGCCAGCCTGATGCTCATCACATTCAACCAGCACGAAACCGTCGCCGACGCGATTCGTGGCGCGCTGGCGCAGACTTGGCCATCGCTCGAAATCCTGATTTCGGACGATGCCTCCGCCGACGACACCTTTGCCGTCGCCGAACGCTGCGTGCGCGATTACCACGGCCCGCACACCGTGCGGCTCTACCGCAACGAGCAGAACCTCGGCATCAGCGCGCATCTGAGCGCGCTCGCGGCGCGCGCGTCGGGCGAGATGCTGTTCATCGCGGCGGGCGACGATATCTCCACGCCGCAGCGCGTCGAGCGCGTGATGCGCGACTGGATCGCGAGCGGCAAGCGTTACGACCTCGTCGCGTCGGACCTGCAGGACATCGATTCCGACGGCCAGGCGCACGGCGTGTTGCGCGTGACCGACCTCGACGACTACCACAGCTTCGAGGACTGGTCCGCCAACCGGCCGCACGTGGTCGGCGCGGCGCACGCCTGGGCGCGGCGTCTCTTCGAGGAATTCGGGCCGATCGCGCCCGGCATCTACGGCGAAGATCAGATCATGACGTTTCGCGCGATCATGACCCGGGGCGCCCATACGCTGCACGAACCGCTCGTGCAGTACCGGCGCGGCGGGCTGTCGAGAAAACGGAAATGGCGCACGCCGGAAGATTTCGTCGCGCGCATCAAGCTCGCGAACATCAACGGCACGGGCGAGACGCGCCAGCTCGTGAGCGATGCCGGGAAAGTGGGTGTCGGCGGACAGATGCGCGCCCTGCTCGCCCGCAAATCCGCGCGCGAAACGTATGTGAGCGAGGTGTTCGGCGAGGCCCCGCTCGGGCGCAAGGTCGCGCTCCTTTTCACATCGAAGGACGTGGACTTCGGCTTTCGCGTCAAGATGTTCGTCTATGCGACGTGTCCGTGGCTGCTCTCGCCATTCTTCTTCGTGAAATGGCATCTGCGCGGATGA
- a CDS encoding glycosyltransferase family 4 protein encodes MRIGISANALKHSGGLERYAMDLVRGLAAAGFDGKQKPAFFARKIDLSLPESRLIEPHRIKVSFLPGKLRDAYFSWALKRARKRAKVDVLIGCNRVEGSEIAICGGTHIGFLRATGRREKRSDTRQIALERRQYAGAKVIVAHSDMMSDELRALYGVDVRKIRVLYPPVDGARFSPVDATARARLREQFGFKPNETVLLFPSSSHVRKGLPLIEKALAGMNVVVAVAGRAPDKPAANVRYVGYAKNIEDAYRAADFTILASSYEPFGLVGIESVMCGTPVIFPACIGCCDAIADHAKHVFRSGDADDLRRTVLDAIDTRRAAPRVSGDAVRYDTSVDSHVRALLDLAGDINQKR; translated from the coding sequence ATGCGTATCGGCATCTCGGCGAATGCGCTGAAGCATTCGGGCGGCCTCGAGCGCTACGCGATGGACCTCGTGCGCGGCCTCGCCGCCGCGGGTTTCGACGGCAAGCAAAAGCCCGCGTTCTTCGCGCGCAAGATCGATCTGTCGCTGCCCGAAAGCAGGTTGATCGAACCGCATCGCATCAAGGTGTCGTTTCTGCCGGGCAAGCTGCGCGATGCGTATTTCTCGTGGGCGCTCAAGCGCGCGCGCAAACGCGCGAAGGTCGATGTGCTCATCGGCTGCAATCGCGTGGAAGGTTCGGAAATTGCCATTTGCGGCGGCACGCACATCGGCTTTCTGCGCGCGACCGGGCGGCGCGAGAAGCGCTCGGACACGCGCCAGATCGCGCTGGAGCGTCGTCAGTACGCTGGCGCGAAGGTGATCGTCGCGCATTCGGACATGATGAGCGACGAACTGCGCGCGTTGTACGGCGTCGACGTCCGGAAAATCCGCGTGCTGTATCCGCCCGTCGACGGCGCGCGCTTCTCGCCGGTCGATGCCACCGCGCGCGCGCGTCTGCGCGAGCAGTTCGGCTTCAAACCCAATGAAACCGTGCTGCTGTTTCCGTCGAGCAGCCATGTGCGCAAGGGCTTGCCGCTGATCGAGAAGGCGCTCGCCGGGATGAACGTGGTCGTCGCGGTGGCGGGGCGCGCGCCGGACAAGCCCGCGGCGAACGTGCGCTATGTCGGCTATGCGAAGAACATCGAAGACGCGTATCGCGCGGCGGATTTCACGATTCTCGCGTCGAGCTACGAGCCGTTCGGGCTGGTCGGCATCGAGTCGGTGATGTGCGGCACGCCGGTGATCTTTCCGGCGTGCATCGGCTGCTGCGATGCAATCGCCGATCACGCGAAGCACGTCTTCAGATCGGGCGACGCCGACGATCTGCGCCGCACGGTGCTCGACGCCATCGATACGCGCCGCGCCGCGCCACGCGTATCGGGCGATGCCGTGCGCTATGACACGAGCGTCGATTCGCACGTTCGCGCATTGCTCGATCTCGCGGGCGACATCAATCAGAAACGCTGA
- the msbA gene encoding lipid A export permease/ATP-binding protein MsbA — MNNEASLRKPIGGVESSSPMAVMRRLWPYIRPLMGMVLLGLLTMGIVAATEAGIPMLLKPLLDHGFGSKSSDHAKWLVPAAVIGLALLRGSAQYASGYFLSYVTNKILLQLRLEMFHRMIHTSAGFFQRETASTIINAIVFEVNQILSVLQSVVVTLVRDSLTVVFLLGYLFILNWRLTLIVAVILPAIGWLVSKINRRLRRLNREHQTLTNELSYIVEETVGGYKVVKVHNGEPYETGRFTEMSHRLRGYAMRMQVSGGLAQPLTQFLASIALAIVITIAVVQSANDQTTVGGFVAFVTSMLLVISPLKHLIDINQPLQRGMTAAELIFGLIDEPAEPEGGGRRLPRARGEVEFRDVTFSYGSIDRPTLDRVSFKVAPGEMVALAGPSGSGKTTLVNLLPRFFDPRDGQVLVDGVPITDYNLHDLRGQLAMVSQDVVLFNDTIAANVAYGQTPERERVMSALAAANLSDMVATLPEGIDTLIGGNGMRLSGGQRQRLAIARAIYKDAPILILDEATSALDSESERHVQAALETLMKGRTTLVIAHRLSTIERADRILVMETGKIAEQGSHAELLRKGGLYAHLHRIQYQQQAA, encoded by the coding sequence TTGAACAACGAAGCAAGTTTGCGCAAACCGATCGGCGGCGTGGAAAGCAGCTCGCCGATGGCCGTCATGCGGCGGCTATGGCCGTATATCCGGCCGCTCATGGGCATGGTGCTGCTCGGCCTGTTGACGATGGGCATCGTCGCCGCGACCGAAGCAGGCATTCCGATGCTGCTCAAACCGCTGCTCGACCACGGCTTCGGCTCGAAGAGCAGCGATCACGCGAAATGGCTCGTGCCGGCCGCGGTCATCGGGCTCGCGCTTCTGCGCGGCTCGGCGCAGTACGCATCGGGCTATTTTCTTTCGTACGTGACGAACAAGATCCTGCTGCAACTGCGGCTCGAGATGTTCCATCGCATGATCCATACGAGCGCGGGCTTCTTCCAGCGCGAAACCGCGAGCACGATCATCAACGCGATCGTCTTCGAGGTGAATCAGATCCTGAGCGTGCTGCAGAGCGTCGTCGTCACGCTCGTGCGCGACTCGCTCACGGTCGTGTTTCTGCTCGGCTATCTGTTCATCCTCAACTGGCGCCTCACGCTGATCGTCGCGGTGATTCTGCCGGCTATCGGCTGGCTCGTCAGCAAGATCAACCGGCGGCTGCGGCGCCTGAACCGCGAGCATCAGACCCTGACCAACGAGCTGTCGTATATCGTCGAGGAGACGGTTGGCGGCTACAAGGTCGTGAAGGTGCATAACGGCGAGCCGTACGAGACCGGCCGCTTCACCGAGATGAGCCATCGCCTGCGCGGCTACGCGATGCGCATGCAGGTGTCGGGCGGCCTCGCGCAGCCGCTCACGCAGTTTCTCGCGTCGATCGCGCTCGCCATCGTCATCACGATCGCGGTCGTGCAGTCGGCGAACGACCAGACGACGGTCGGCGGCTTCGTCGCGTTCGTCACGTCGATGCTGCTCGTGATCTCGCCGCTCAAGCATCTGATCGACATCAACCAGCCCTTGCAGCGCGGCATGACGGCGGCGGAGCTGATCTTCGGCCTGATCGACGAGCCCGCGGAGCCCGAAGGCGGCGGGCGGCGTCTGCCGCGCGCGCGCGGCGAGGTCGAATTCCGCGATGTCACCTTCAGCTACGGCTCGATCGACCGTCCGACGCTCGATCGCGTGTCGTTCAAGGTCGCGCCGGGCGAGATGGTCGCGCTCGCGGGGCCGTCGGGCAGCGGCAAGACCACGCTCGTGAATCTGCTGCCGCGCTTCTTCGATCCGCGCGACGGTCAGGTGCTGGTCGACGGCGTGCCGATCACCGACTACAACCTGCACGACCTGCGCGGCCAGCTCGCGATGGTCAGCCAAGACGTCGTGCTCTTCAACGATACGATCGCGGCGAACGTCGCATACGGGCAGACGCCGGAACGCGAGCGCGTGATGTCGGCGCTCGCGGCGGCGAATCTGTCGGATATGGTGGCGACCTTGCCCGAAGGCATCGATACGCTGATCGGCGGCAATGGCATGCGGCTGTCGGGCGGTCAGCGTCAGCGTCTCGCGATCGCGCGCGCGATCTACAAGGACGCGCCGATCCTGATTCTCGACGAAGCGACCTCGGCGCTGGATTCGGAATCGGAGCGCCACGTGCAGGCTGCGCTCGAAACGCTGATGAAGGGGCGCACGACGCTCGTCATCGCGCATCGTCTGTCGACCATCGAACGCGCGGACCGCATCCTCGTGATGGAGACGGGGAAGATCGCGGAGCAGGGCAGCCACGCGGAGTTGTTGCGCAAAGGCGGCCTGTATGCACATTTGCATCGGATTCAGTATCAGCAGCAGGCGGCGTGA
- a CDS encoding O-antigen ligase: MRYLIASMVLLAPATTLVVRGGTGYCFFVLLAVALFAGFSKPFRLKVSLLVTAYPWYTVGMMCFMVYLPLQQAIDGYYLPREFDGLSRLALSLPIFLLLVNVPIRHLKALGWGCALGAIGAGAWAVDTNLHTTINDLNRLGNDYTNPIPYGNTALLLGFLSVMTIRWDDYPNALLKRLGIALKLLGLAGGVYASYLSGTRGGWLAIPLFLALCSLNFGWIRQRRHWLAASIVAVLAISALLASPLGRERVMATRSDIVRLSEGSSAYSSIGARLQLWRASIHLFEAHPLTGVGKGHLEASLKDMANKGEAPAYIVNQRAHSEFFSTISELGAVGVVCLALVYCGPLVYFVRHRKSPHRDVSTAAYCGIAVSGSVIIFGLSIDVFTVVMSTALIALLWAVLLAVITHDARPPQGKPGRASIG; encoded by the coding sequence TTGCGTTATTTGATCGCCAGCATGGTCTTGCTGGCGCCTGCGACCACGCTCGTCGTACGGGGCGGAACCGGTTACTGCTTTTTCGTGTTGCTCGCCGTCGCGCTGTTCGCCGGATTCAGCAAGCCGTTCCGGCTCAAGGTCAGTCTGCTCGTCACCGCTTATCCCTGGTACACCGTGGGCATGATGTGCTTCATGGTGTATTTGCCGCTGCAACAGGCCATCGACGGTTATTATCTGCCGCGCGAGTTCGACGGCCTGTCGCGTCTCGCGCTGAGCCTGCCGATTTTTCTGCTGCTCGTGAATGTTCCGATCCGCCATCTGAAGGCGCTCGGCTGGGGCTGCGCGCTCGGTGCGATCGGTGCGGGCGCCTGGGCCGTGGACACCAACCTCCATACGACGATCAACGATCTCAACCGCCTCGGCAACGACTACACGAATCCGATCCCGTACGGCAACACCGCTTTGCTGCTCGGTTTTCTCTCCGTGATGACGATACGCTGGGACGATTATCCCAACGCGCTGCTGAAGCGCCTCGGCATCGCGCTCAAGCTGCTGGGCCTCGCGGGCGGCGTCTACGCCTCGTATCTGTCGGGCACGCGCGGCGGATGGCTCGCGATTCCGCTCTTTCTCGCGCTCTGCTCGCTGAATTTCGGCTGGATCAGGCAGCGCCGCCACTGGCTTGCCGCGTCGATCGTCGCGGTGCTGGCGATATCGGCCCTGCTCGCATCGCCGCTCGGCCGCGAGCGCGTGATGGCGACGCGCTCGGACATCGTGCGCCTGTCGGAAGGCTCGTCGGCGTACAGTTCCATCGGTGCGCGCCTGCAGCTGTGGCGCGCCTCGATCCACCTGTTCGAGGCGCATCCGCTGACGGGCGTCGGCAAGGGGCATCTGGAGGCGTCCCTCAAGGATATGGCGAACAAGGGCGAGGCGCCGGCGTACATCGTCAATCAGCGCGCACACAGCGAGTTCTTTTCGACGATCTCTGAACTGGGCGCGGTGGGCGTCGTCTGTCTCGCGCTGGTCTATTGCGGGCCGCTCGTGTATTTCGTGCGCCATCGGAAATCGCCTCACCGCGATGTATCGACGGCCGCTTATTGCGGAATCGCGGTGTCGGGGTCGGTTATCATCTTCGGTTTGAGCATCGACGTGTTCACGGTGGTGATGAGCACCGCGCTCATCGCGCTCCTCTGGGCCGTGTTGCTCGCGGTCATCACACATGACGCGCGCCCGCCGCAAGGCAAGCCGGGCCGCGCGTCGATCGGCTGA
- the dnaE gene encoding DNA polymerase III subunit alpha: MSDPRFVHLRVHSEFSIADGIVRLDDVVKAAAKDGQGALALTDLGNAFGLVRFYKEARGKGVKPIAGCDVWITNPDDRDKPSRLLLLVRDKQGYLNLCELLSRAWLTNQYRGRAEVMVEWLEGGLAEGLLALSGAQTGDIGMALAAGNAASAQRNAERWARLFPNAFYIELQRAGQPGEQGYIQEAVALAAKLKLPVVATHPLQFMTADDYTAHEARVCISEGDILANPRRQKRFTTDQYFRTQDEMCALFADIPSALANTVEIAKRCNLTLELGKPKLPLFPTPDGMSLDDYLIQLSKEGLEVRLQQLYPDETERAAQRETYYARLNFECGTIIKMGFPGYFLIVADFIMWAKNNGVPVGPGRGSGAGSLVAYALGITDLDPLRYNLLFERFLNPERVSMPDFDIDFCQEGRDRVIQYVKGKYGADAVSQIATFGTMAAKAAVRDIGRVLDLGYMFTDGVAKLIPFKPGKHVTIADAMKEEPTLQERFDSEDEVHQLLELAQRVEGLTRNVGMHAGGVLIAPGKLTDFCPLYTQGEDGGVVSQYDKDDVEAVGLVKFDFLGLTTLTILDWAERYIRRLDPSKQDWNLAQVPLDDPASFSILKKANTVAVFQLESRGMQGMLKDAQPDRFEDIIALVALYRPGPMDLIPSFCARKHGREIVEYPDPRVEPVLKETYGIMVYQEQVMQMAQIIGGYSLGGADLLRRAMGKKKPEEMAEHREIFAEGAAKNGLTRAKADETFDLMEKFAGYGFNKSHAAAYALLAYHTAWLKAHHPAEFMAANMSLAMDDTDKVKILFEDCIGNGMKVLPPDINQSAYRFEPVAQADGTRSKTIRYGLGAVKGSGQNAIEEILRAREDGPFVDLFDFCERIDRRVVNRRTVEALIRSGAFDTLHANRAQLLASVPLAMEAADQAAANAMQAGLFDMGDAPLAKHEYVDEAEWSDKKRLQEEKTALGFYLSGHLFDAYKGEVRRFVRQKIGELKEGRDKLVAGVISAMRTQMTQRGKMLIVNLDDGSGQCEVTVFNEQFEANKALFKEDELLVVQGQARNDAFTGGIRFTVDTAMDLERARSRYAQSVKVEMNGNADSMRLRRVLEAHAAGAQEAPPPAPARENGRSRQAAPIPNGLNVSIVYRSEHAEGEVRLGDAWRVKPTDDLITALRGEFAGSAIEIVY, encoded by the coding sequence ATGTCAGATCCCCGCTTCGTTCATCTCCGCGTCCACTCCGAATTCTCGATCGCCGACGGCATCGTGCGACTGGACGACGTCGTCAAGGCTGCCGCAAAAGACGGGCAAGGCGCACTCGCGCTGACCGATCTCGGCAACGCATTCGGTCTGGTGCGCTTCTACAAGGAAGCGCGCGGCAAGGGCGTGAAACCCATCGCCGGCTGCGACGTCTGGATCACCAATCCCGACGACCGCGACAAGCCTTCGCGCCTGCTCCTGCTCGTGCGCGACAAACAGGGCTATCTCAATCTGTGCGAACTGCTGAGCCGGGCGTGGCTGACGAATCAGTATCGCGGCCGCGCCGAGGTGATGGTCGAATGGCTCGAAGGCGGTCTGGCTGAAGGGTTGCTCGCGCTTTCGGGCGCGCAGACGGGCGATATCGGCATGGCGCTCGCGGCGGGCAATGCGGCCAGTGCGCAGCGCAATGCCGAACGCTGGGCCAGGCTCTTTCCGAACGCGTTCTATATCGAGTTGCAGCGCGCGGGTCAGCCGGGCGAGCAGGGGTACATTCAGGAAGCCGTCGCGCTGGCCGCGAAACTGAAGCTGCCCGTTGTCGCCACGCATCCGCTGCAGTTCATGACGGCGGACGACTACACCGCGCACGAAGCGCGCGTGTGTATTTCCGAAGGCGATATCCTCGCGAATCCGCGCCGTCAGAAGCGCTTCACGACGGATCAGTACTTCCGCACGCAGGACGAAATGTGCGCGCTCTTCGCGGACATTCCGTCGGCGCTCGCGAACACCGTCGAGATCGCGAAGCGCTGCAATCTAACGCTCGAACTCGGCAAGCCGAAGCTGCCGCTGTTCCCTACGCCCGATGGCATGTCGCTCGACGACTATCTCATCCAGTTGTCGAAGGAAGGGCTCGAAGTTCGCCTGCAGCAGCTCTATCCCGATGAGACCGAACGCGCAGCGCAGCGCGAGACGTACTACGCGCGTCTGAACTTCGAGTGCGGCACCATCATCAAGATGGGCTTTCCGGGCTACTTCCTGATCGTCGCCGACTTCATCATGTGGGCGAAGAACAACGGCGTGCCGGTCGGTCCGGGCCGCGGTTCGGGCGCGGGCTCGCTCGTCGCTTACGCGCTCGGCATCACGGATCTCGACCCGCTGCGCTACAACCTGCTGTTCGAGCGCTTCCTGAATCCGGAACGCGTGTCGATGCCCGACTTCGACATCGACTTCTGTCAGGAAGGGCGCGATCGAGTCATCCAGTATGTGAAGGGCAAGTACGGCGCCGACGCGGTCTCGCAGATCGCGACCTTCGGCACGATGGCCGCGAAGGCCGCGGTGCGCGACATCGGCCGCGTGCTCGATCTCGGCTACATGTTCACGGACGGCGTCGCGAAGCTGATTCCGTTCAAGCCGGGCAAGCACGTGACCATCGCGGACGCGATGAAGGAAGAGCCGACGCTGCAGGAGCGCTTCGATTCCGAAGACGAAGTGCATCAGCTGCTCGAACTCGCGCAACGCGTGGAAGGGCTGACGCGTAACGTCGGCATGCACGCGGGCGGCGTGCTGATCGCGCCGGGCAAGCTCACGGATTTCTGCCCGCTCTATACGCAGGGCGAAGACGGCGGCGTCGTCAGTCAGTACGACAAGGACGATGTCGAAGCCGTCGGCCTCGTGAAGTTCGACTTTCTGGGTCTGACCACGCTCACGATTCTCGACTGGGCCGAGCGCTATATCCGCCGCCTCGATCCGTCGAAGCAGGACTGGAATCTCGCGCAGGTGCCGCTCGACGATCCGGCCTCGTTCTCGATTCTGAAGAAAGCCAACACCGTCGCCGTGTTCCAGCTTGAAAGCCGCGGCATGCAGGGCATGCTGAAGGACGCTCAGCCGGACCGCTTCGAAGACATCATCGCGCTGGTGGCGCTGTATCGTCCGGGTCCGATGGACCTGATCCCGAGCTTCTGCGCGCGCAAGCACGGACGCGAGATCGTCGAGTATCCGGACCCGCGCGTCGAGCCCGTCCTGAAAGAGACCTACGGCATCATGGTCTACCAGGAGCAGGTGATGCAGATGGCGCAGATCATCGGCGGCTACTCGCTCGGCGGCGCGGACTTGCTGCGTCGCGCGATGGGCAAGAAGAAGCCCGAAGAAATGGCCGAGCATCGCGAGATCTTCGCGGAAGGCGCGGCGAAGAACGGCCTCACGCGCGCGAAGGCGGACGAAACCTTCGACCTGATGGAGAAGTTCGCGGGCTACGGCTTCAACAAGTCGCACGCGGCGGCGTATGCGTTGCTCGCCTATCACACGGCGTGGCTGAAGGCGCATCATCCGGCGGAATTCATGGCGGCCAACATGTCGCTCGCCATGGACGACACCGACAAGGTGAAGATCCTGTTCGAGGACTGCATCGGCAATGGCATGAAGGTGCTGCCGCCGGACATCAATCAGTCGGCATATCGTTTCGAGCCGGTCGCGCAGGCCGATGGCACGCGCTCGAAGACCATTCGCTATGGCCTCGGCGCGGTGAAGGGCAGCGGCCAGAACGCGATCGAGGAAATCCTGCGCGCGCGCGAGGACGGTCCGTTCGTCGATCTGTTCGACTTCTGCGAACGCATCGACCGTCGTGTCGTGAACCGTCGCACGGTCGAGGCGTTGATTCGCTCCGGCGCGTTCGACACGCTGCATGCGAATCGCGCGCAGTTGCTGGCCTCGGTGCCGCTCGCGATGGAAGCCGCCGATCAGGCCGCCGCCAACGCGATGCAGGCCGGCCTCTTCGACATGGGCGACGCGCCGCTCGCCAAACACGAATACGTCGACGAAGCCGAGTGGTCGGACAAGAAGCGTCTGCAGGAAGAGAAGACCGCGCTCGGCTTCTATCTGTCCGGGCATCTGTTCGATGCCTACAAGGGCGAAGTGCGCCGCTTCGTGCGCCAGAAAATCGGCGAACTGAAGGAAGGACGCGACAAGCTGGTTGCAGGCGTGATTTCGGCGATGCGCACGCAAATGACCCAGCGCGGCAAGATGCTGATCGTCAATCTCGACGACGGCAGCGGCCAGTGCGAAGTCACCGTGTTCAACGAACAGTTCGAAGCGAACAAGGCGCTCTTCAAGGAAGACGAGCTGCTCGTCGTGCAGGGGCAGGCGCGCAACGACGCGTTCACCGGCGGCATCCGCTTCACTGTCGATACGGCGATGGACCTCGAACGCGCGCGCAGCCGCTACGCGCAGTCCGTGAAGGTCGAGATGAACGGCAATGCTGACTCTATGCGTCTGCGCCGTGTGCTCGAAGCGCATGCGGCGGGCGCGCAGGAAGCGCCGCCGCCGGCTCCGGCGCGCGAGAACGGCCGCTCGCGTCAAGCCGCGCCGATTCCGAACGGCCTGAACGTGAGCATCGTCTATCGCAGCGAGCATGCCGAAGGCGAAGTGCGCCTCGGCGACGCGTGGCGCGTCAAGCCCACCGACGACCTCATCACGGCGCTGCGCGGCGAATTCGCGGGCAGCGCGATCGAAATCGTCTACTGA